Part of the Lytechinus pictus isolate F3 Inbred unplaced genomic scaffold, Lp3.0 scaffold_328, whole genome shotgun sequence genome, TCCCCGTGTCGGGAGTGGGTAATTTGCGCGCCTGCTGCCTTCCTTGGATGTGGTAGCCGTTTCTCAGGCTCCCTCTCCGGAATCGAACCCTGATTCTCCGTTACCCGTGACGACCATGGTAGGCGCATAACGTACCATCGAAAGTTGATAGGGCAGACATTCGAAGGATCCGTCGCCGGTGCGAGGACCGTGCGATCGGCTGTGTTATCCAGAGTTCACCAGTGGTACCGGCCGGAGCCGGGCTGGTCTTTTTCCTAATAAAAGCACGCCTTCTGGAGAGTCGGCGCTTGGACGCATGTATTAGCTCTAGAATTACCACAGTTATCCATGTCCGGGGGACTCGATCCAATGAACCATAACTGATTTAATGAGCCATCCGCAGTTTCGCTCCGGGGAGCTTGCACGAAGACATGCATGGCTTAATCTTTGAGACAAGCATATGACTACTGGCAGGATCAACCAGGTAGCTGCCGGCGGGGTCCCGGGGGGACGACCGATGGCAGCTCGGGCAGGGCTCGCGCGAGCCGCCCGAATTCGTAACCTTCCATTTCTCTCCCTCTCGACGGCGGCCAAGGGCCCGGCCGGGTGGGCGACGGGGGTGCGTGCAGGGGAGCGGGGCAGGGGGACGCTCCGGTAGTGCTCGCCCGGCGGGCGTCGGGACGGTGCCTTCACCCGTTTCGCCAGAATCATGGGCTCACAGGGGGCTTGGCCGGTCCGAAGATCGAGGCAAGCTACAACCCCACGGGACACCAAGCTCCAGTCCACGGCAGAGAAGGACGTGTCCGCGAGGCGCGGGCGATCGGGCTCCCTTCTGTTTCCCTCTCGTGCGTTGCGATCCCGTGCTTCCTGGCCGGACCGCGTGGGCCGTCGGTCTCTCCGGCGTTCTCTACCAACCGACTACCCCCGGCCGGCGGGCGCGGGGGGCGTACGTTGCGGCTATGGGGCGCAGCCCTCTTCCCCAGCCACCTCTCTCCATCCATGCCAACCTTGCCTCGCCTGGCCGCAAGGACCTCCCGGGGTTCCGTGGACGACCGGGGTTCTTCTTGCGGGCCGGTGCGAGGGCCTCATGCCTATAACGTAGTACTACGTGTGTTTTTCACGAGAGTGCTCGATCGCTCGAGACCACTCCCTCATATATCCTGCGGGTGGTCTgacacccctccccctaaaacgACGCTACAACACGCGTTTCAATAGGGATTTTCGACCCTCCAGATCGTGCGCCCAGTTCCTTTTTCCATTCACGGCGCTGTACAAAATCCTAAACCGGAAGTTGGCCCAAAAATCCGTTTTTTTCTCCCGACGAGGGTGTTTTCAGCGGCCGGAGGGACCTTCCCATCGCCCGTCTCCGGCGGAGGGCGTCCGAATCCCGCTGAAGGGCGAAAAGCAGCCGAATTTCCAAGAAACACCCCTTCCCTATATATGTCTCCGGAGACCaaacacccctcccccaaaacacCCCTTATAACACGCGAGTCAATACGAATTTTACCCCGAATCCAGGCTGACACCGGACGAGAAGGCGTCGCAGCAGCGGAAGCCCGGCCCGGCGGCGGGTGGCCCGGCCGGCCGTGGGCGAACCccggacgccgcgtccgatggtgCCCACCCCGGGGACCCTGCTTCCCTCGAAGACCCCGTCTCCGCTGGAAAAAATCCGGTCAGCGGGCCCCCCGGCTCCTTCCCCGCCGTGTCCAGCCGCCCGGTCGAGGAGGGTGCCGCTGCCGGCCCGACCCGCCCGTGGAAAATCGAAGCACGGGCCCTGGCCGCCCCGGCACCCGGCCCACCCCGGGCAAACCccggacgccgcgtccgatggtgCCCATCCCGGGGACGCTGCATCCCCGGGTGACCCCGTCTCCGCTGGAAAAAATCCGCCCAGCGGGCCCCCTGCTCCTTCCCCGCCGAGCCCAGCCGCCCGGTCGAGGTGGGTGCCGCTGCCGGCCCGACCCGCCCGTGGAAAATCGAAGGCCGGGCCCTGGCCGCCCCGGCACCCGGCCCACCCCGGGCAAACCccggacgccgcgtccgatggtACCCACCCCGGGGACCCTGCGTCCCCGCTTGACCCCCTGGCAGCAGGACGAAAGACCCCTCCCGATAAACACCGCTTACAACACGCAAGTCAATGCGAAATTCACACCGAGGGCGACACCGGACGACCCGACGGCGCAGCGGCGGAGGGCTCGGGCCGCCCTGGGCAAACCGAGGACGGCGAATCCGATGGTGCCCACCGCGGGGAGCCTGCGCCCTCGGACGACCCCGTTCTCGCGGGAAACAGTCCGGCGAGCGGACCCCCGGCCCCTTCCCCCGCTGTCGGCCGATCCGACGGTCAGAATCTCCTGCCGACTCCTGGCTGGGTGAGCGGGGGTGTCGGCTCGGCATGCGGGGCGCTgtcggcccgctgcgtcgagaTCTGCCGGTCGGAATCGTCTGCCGACGCCCGGGTGGGTGAGCGGGAGGGTCGGCTCGGCATGCGGGGCGCTgtcggcccgctgcgtcgagaTCTGCCCGTCACAATCTCCCGCCATCTCCTGCGTGGGTGAGCGGGAGGGTCGGCCCGGCATGCGGGGCGCTCtcggcccgctgcgtcgagTTCTGCCGGTCGGAATCTCCGGTGAGCAGCCAGAAGTGTTCACATACATTACAAAAAGGTACTGTGCTGCCTCCAAAGAGGTTTAAAATGCATGTGTGTTGTTTGCATTTCATCGCAGTTTGAAAATTTCCTTCCCATGATAATAGCATGAAGTATTAGCATGTTGAATCCCAAAAGAATTGAATTAGAGGTGTGTAATCAAAGTTTCATTGAAGGCAGTtcagtatttcaaaaaaaatcatttcagaatCAAGCATGAAGTAATGACACACTTTCCGAAAAACTACTGTATTGTGTCCAAAAAGATTTTAATCACACGTTGCAATCAATGGTaccttttttaacaaaaaaaaaaaaatagttactgTATTACCAccaaagaaaaatgttctaagatGTGTCCACCCATCGCGtacaattacaaatttcattcaaataatctgCATGTAGTATAATTCACATATCAGCTCCAAAAATCACTGCATTCCCCCTGTATTGTCTTATCAGCATTTCAGTATAGTGTAACAATTTCATTCGAACAGGAAGGGCATGACGTATTACCACATAAAATCCTGGCTGGCCTGGCCATCCTgtcgaaataaaaatgaaattataaatttaacaaaaaaaagccCCCGGCAGACAGAGTCCAATTCCATGGATCTGCCTCCGGGGGCCTGTCGGCATGCTGTTCGGATGTCTCCCGCTCTCAGGCCTCGGACAACTCTTGATTGCAAGAGCGACGCCCTGGCCTCGACGCACGGAGGACTGGCGGCCTGGACATCCTGTcgaaataagaataaagataaagtttttatttcagaaaaaaagaaaagccccCGGCAGACACAGCCCAATTCCATGGACCTGCCtccggggccctggccgactggtgttgggctgtgtccccgCTCACGAGCCCCTGCCGAACCTCGGAGAtcaagagcgggtgcctggcctcgacctacggggccctgttggactggtgttgggctggctgtcgctcaggagcccctgcccacctcggagaggaagagcaggtgcctaacctcgacgtacggggggctagtggactggaggtgagctgtgtccggctcaagagccgctgcccacctcggagttgaagagcgggtgcctaacctcgaagtacggggccctgtcggactggaggtgggctggctgtcgctcaggagcccctgcccacctcggagaggaagagcgggtgcctaacctcgacgtacggggggctagtggactggaggtgagctgtgtccggctcaagagccgctgcccacctcggagttgaagagcgggtgcctaacctcgaagtacggggccctgtcggactggaggtgggctggctgtcgctcaggagcccctgaaaacgtcggagtggaagggcgagtgcctggcctcgacgtacggggggctggccgactggaggtgggctggctgtcgctcaagagacCCTGACCACCTCGgagttgaagagcgggtgcctaacctcgaagtacggggccctgccggactggaggtgggctggccttcgcccaggagcccctgcccacctcggagaggaagagcgggtgcctaacctccaAGTACGGGGGGGCTGCCGGACTGCTGTTGgcctggctgtcgctcaggagccgctgccgaacTCGGAGTggaagagcgagtgcctggcctcgacgtacggggccctggccgtctggagttggccagggtgtcgatgccgagtcggagaggtagagcgagtgcctggcctcgacctactgGGGCCTGgccgtcgctcaacagcccctgccgacgtcggagaagtagtgcgagtgactggcttcgacgtacggggggctagcggactggaggtgggctggctgtcgcccaggagcccctgcccacctcggagaggaagagcgggtgcccaacctcgacgtacggggggctagtggactggtgttgggctgggtgtcgctcacgagcccctgaaaacgccggagtggaagggctagtgcctaacctcgacgtacggggccctggccgactggaggggggctggctgtcgctcaagagccgctgccgacgtcggagaagtagttcgagtgactggcttcgacgtacgggggggctagtggactggagttgggctggctgtcgcccaggagcccctgcccacctcggagaggaagagcgggtgcccaacctcgacgtacggggggctagtggactggtgttgggctggctgtcgcccaggagcccctgcccacctcggagaggaagagcgggtgcccaacctcgacgtacggggggctagtggactggtgttgggctgggtgtcgctcacgagcccctgaaaacgccggagtggaagggctagtgcctaacctcgacgtacggggccctggccgactggaggtgggctggctgtcgctcaagagccgctgccgacgtcggagaagtagttcgagtgactggcttcgacgtacggggggctagtggactggaggtgagctggctgtcgctcaggagcccctgccgacgtcggagaagtagttcgagtgactggcttcgacgtacgggggggctagcggactggtgttgggctggctgtcgctcaggagcccctgcccacctcggagaggaagagcgggtgcccaacctcgacgtacggggggcttgtggactggtgttgggctggctgtcgctcaggagcccctgaaaacgtcggagaagtagtgcgagtgcctggcttcgacgtacgggggggctagtggactggaggtgggctggctgtcgctcaagagccgctgccgacgtcggagaagtagttcgagtgactggcttcgacgtacgcggggctagtggacaggaggtgagctggctgtcgcccaggagcccctgccgacgtcggagaagtagtgcgagtgcctggcttcgacgtacgggggggctagtggactggaggtgagctggctgtcgctcaggagtccctgccgacgtcggagaagtagggcgagtgcctggcttcgacgtacggggggctagtggactggaggtgagctggctgtcgcccaggagcccctgcccacctcggagaggaagagcgggtgcccaacctcgacgaacggggggctagtggactggtgttgggctgggtgtcgctcaacagcccctgcccacctcggagaggaagagcgggtgcctaacctcgacgtacggggggctagtggactggtgttgggctggctgtcgctcaggagcccctgccgacgtcggagaagtagtgcgagtgactggcttcgacgtacggggggctagcggactggaggtgggctgtgtcccgctcaagagcccctgccgacgtcggagaggaagagcgggtgcctgggctcgacctacgggggctagtggactggaggtgagctggctgtcgctcaaaagcccctggaaacgtcggagaggaagagcggctgcccggtctggaggtacgggaccctggcccactgctgttgggctgtgacccgctcaacagcccctgcccgcCTCGGAGTGTAATGGCGGCTGCCTGCCCTCGAGGTACGGTGCCCTGGCCGTCTGGAGTTGGCCAGGGTGTCGATGCCGAGTCGGAGAggtagagcgagtgcctggcctcgacctacgggggcctgGCCGACCGCTGTTGGGCTGgccgtcgctcaacagcccctgccgacatctgaagtgaagagcgtgtgcctggtctcgacctacggggggctGGCCCTCTGGTGtttggctggctgtcgctcaaatgCCCCTGAAAAGGTCAAGGAGGTAAAGCGGGTGCCTGGCCTCTACCTACGCctggctgtcggactggaggtggacAGGctgccgctcaggagcccctgcccacctcggagggggtgagcgagtggctggcctcgacatacggggccctggccctctgctgttgggctgtgtctccctcaacagcccctgcccacctcggagaggaagagcgggtgcctaacctcggacgtacggggggctagtggactggtgttgggctggctgtcgctcaggagccgctgccaaccTCGGACTggaagagcgagtgcctggcctcgacctacggggccctggccgactggtgttgggctggctgtcgctcaggagccgctgccaaacgtcggagaagtagttcgagtgactggcttcgacgtacggggggctagcggactggaggtgggctgtgtgtcgctcaagagccccctgccgacgtctgaagtgaagagcgggtgcctggtctcgacctacggggggctagtggactggaggtgagctggctgtcgctcaggagccccctGCAAACGTCGGAGAGGACGAGCAGGTGCCTGGCGTCGACCTACGGctggctgtcggactggaggtgggctggctgtcgctcaaaagcccctggaaacgtcggagaggaagagcggctgcccggtctggaggtacgggaccctggcccactgct contains:
- the LOC135159713 gene encoding uncharacterized protein LOC135159713 → MVPTPGTLLPSKTPSPLEKIRSAGPPAPSPPCPAARSRRVPLPARPARGKSKHGPWPPRHPAHPGQTPDAASDGAHPGDAASPGDPVSAGKNPPSGPPAPSPPSPAARSRWVPLPARPARGKSKAGPWPPRHPAHPGQTPDAASDGTHPGDPASPLDPLAAGRKTPPDKHRLQHASQCEIHTEGDTGRPDGAAAEGSGRPGQTEDGESDGAHRGEPAPSDDPVLAGNSPASGPPAPSPAVGRSDGQNLLPTPGWVSGGVGSACGALSARCVEICRSESSADARVGEREGRLGMRGAVGPLRRDLPVTISRHLLRG